The Pseudomonas nunensis genome includes the window CCGAGAGTCGGGTGAACATGTAGCTGGGCTTGAGACCTTCCATCGGGTACGGAATCGAACGTGGCGGAAAAGCGTCGCCGCCCTGCCCGCTTTCATCCTGACCATCGACGCCGGACACCCCCAATTCAGTCTCGGCCCGGGCATAGAATGGTTCCAGTTCGTCGTAGCTGATCGGCCAGTCACGACCGCGACCGTACAAGGACTTCAGCCGGAAGTCGTTGGGCAGCATGCGCCATAGCGACGAGCCGAAGTGCCAAGTGGTGCCGCCGACAACCCGCAAGTAGGACGTGTTGTATTTGACCGGCCCGACCTGTTGCAAATAGTCACCGTACGTCGACGGCGCGTGTGGCAAGCTCGGGTACGGCGATCCGGCCCCCTGCAACTTGGCGTTGGCCAGGGACAGCTTGACGGGCGCGTTGCGGAAGGTCTCGACCACATCCCGCCGATTGACCCGCGGCCCCGCCTCGAGAACGATCACCGATTTGCCCGCTTTGGCCAGACCGGTTGCAATCAGGCCGCCCATGACACCGGAGCCGATGATGACTACGTCGGCGTCGAAATCACCGTTGCTCATAGTTTGAAATCCTGAGTGGCTGCTGGTTTGGGACCCCAAGAGTTCGGGCCGCCACCATAAGTAGGGATGATGAGAATGCCGTGGGTCGGGCCGTACATCATGGCTTGCGAATAGCTGATCATTTGCGCATCTGCCGGCTCACCGACAACGCCGAGGTACCAGGCTGAAATAATGCTGGTCGCGGTCGCCTTCAACGAGGGATCTGCGTCGGTCAGTGCCAGGTATTCATCGACGTGTTTGAAGCCCCGCTCGCCCACCAGTTGTTTGAGGGCAATCACGTTGGTCATGAAGTTCGGTGCTCGCTTGGCCAGTGCCGCGTAATAGCGTGCCGCCAGAACCGGGTTGACCGTACGGCTCACCAGAAACTGCGACAGAGCGATGAAATCAGCGTCTGACTGCGCAGCCGCCATGACCGATTGCCAAGGCATCAGGCCGCTGACCATCGCGGTCACACCCACGGCGACAGAGGCGCGCAGCAGGCTGCGACGCGACAGTACCGAAGAGGCGGAGGGAATCGGTGTGGGTTTGTCAGTCATCGAATTTTCCATCGTTCAGACCTCCTGGCGTCTACGGCGCGAGATCAACATCATTGCCATCAGACCGATCAGCACGACCGCAAGGACGATGACTGGAATGGTCAATTTCGCCATGACCGCCAGCGGCGCCTTCGGCCCGCCCTCCCGCACCTGCGCCACGTCGGCGGCAGTGACGTTCAGGGCGGCGTTGCCGTAACGAGACAGCACATAGTTGCTGACGTCGGCAATCTGCTGGTCGTTGAGGCGGTCGGTGAACAGTGCGTCGGGGCCGAATGCCGGCATGTCGATTGCCACACCGTCTACTTCGCGATGCACGCCGTAGACAATCGCGGCGATCAAGTTGTCGCTGCGACTGGTGGCGGTGTTGTGGAACAGCGAAGGATACTCACGAGTGCCCTGGCCGTTGGCCTGGTGACAGTTGGCGCATGTGCCACTGAAGATGTGCCAGCCCGGATTGTCCTCGGGTTTGCCGCCGCGCAGGGTCAGCTCATCGGTCGAGGCTTGGCCGAATTCGTGTCGGGCCTTGGTCTCCCCGGTGTTGATCGGTTGTGTTTGCAGCAGGTAGGCCGCGATGGCCTTGAGGTCCGCGCCCTCCAAGTGTTGCAGGCTGTGCTCGACCGCTTCGGCCATCGGTCCGGCGGCTTGCGCTTTGTCGTCGGCGTGACCGGTGCGCAGGTAAGCGACCAGTTCATCGCTGGACCAGGCGCCGATGCCGCTGGTTTTGTCGGACGTGATGTTAGGCGCATACCAACTGCCGAGCGAACCACCAGCAAGCGGCTTGCTGGTATCGGCGGCCATCAGGAAGTTGCGCGGGGTATGGCAGGTATCGCAATGGGCCAGTGCGTTGACCAGATAGTCACCTCGGTTCACCTCGGCGGATTTGTCCGGATCCGGTGTAAAGCGCTTCTGACTGTGGAACAGCGCGTTCCAGCCGAGCATCGAGGAGCGGATGTTGAACGGGAAATCGAGGTCGGTTTTATGCGTCGTCGCATCGACGGGCTGCACTTCGTGCATGAAATAGTTGTAGAGCTCACCCACATCGGCGTCGGTCATTTTCGCGTAAGAGGTATACGGCATTGCCGGGTAGAGATGCGTGCCATCTGGCGTTACCCCGTCTCGTACTGCACGGGCAAACTGCTCGCTCGTATAACCGCCGATGCCAGCGGTTTTGGAGGGGGTGATGTTGGTCGAATAAATGACCCCCATCGGCGAACCGAGCGGATAACCACCCGCAAATGGCTTGCCCCCTGGCGCGGTGTGACAAGCCACACAATCTGCCGCGACCGCCAGGCGCTTACCCGGCGACGCCGAGGCATCCAGTACTTGACCGTGAGCGCCGCCAGCGGCGCAAACCAACAGCGTTAGTAATCCGTTAAAAGCAGTTCTCATGCCTTTTCCCTTACCCGTTTTACTCGGCATGTCTTCTATCCTGAGCAACTGCATTCATGACTTTCAAGATTCGGCCATCACTGACAAATTTGACATGTCGTACGATGTCATATGTTTACCTGGAAAGAATATTTCACACTCCGAAACGCCTGGCAATACGCCATCATGCAAAAATTTATTATTCGATAAAGGCGTCTATTACGGCCGTCTTAACGATATTTACGGCCTGAGAATCGTCACATTAATGTGAATCTGAGCGCGGGCGAGTGGATTTTTTTCAGTTTTGCTCATGCTTGCATGCCTGTGCTTTTATTTTTGATTGCCGTCATCAACATAAAAGCATCTATATAGTTGATTTAAATGGTTTTATTTCAAAAATAACGACTTGCACAGATCGTCTGACAATTTCTGAAAAAAGCCTCACAAATGCACGAAACAGGTGAATTTTGGCGTCGAAACGCCCGTTCTAGAGGGGTTTTTCAGGCATTCGCATTACGTGGCGCTTTAGCCTTTTGCGAATTTGTCGATAGACATACGACGACCGATCACATCAGTGACGTCGGTGCACTTCATAGACTGTTCAGTCAAACCCTTTTCAGGACATACCGATGAGCTGGCTTAACGACGCAAAACTTTCGACTAAATTAATCACTTCATTCGCGCTCTGTGCGCTGATTACTCTCGGCGTTGGCGTACTGGGAAGCCAGGGCGTGGCCGCGCTGTCGGAGAGCCTGAAGTCCGTGTTCAACAACAACCTGGTTGCCATCGCGAACACCGCTCAAACCAAAACCAAGGCCGTTGGGCAAAGCCGCGATCTTTATCGGCTATACATCGCCCACGCCTCCAACGCGCCGCAGAATGTGAAAGACGAGTTCATCGCCTCGATGAAGGCCAACCAACTGGCGAGCGAGCAAGCGTTTGCCGAATACCGTAAGCGCCCCTTGGCTGACGATGAGCGGGCGGCAGGTGACAAGATGTTGCTTGACTGGCCGGTGTATCAGGCGAAGGTCCAGCAATACATCACGTTGCTGAACGCCAATGATTTGGAACCAGCCCGTGCCCTGCTCCTCGGCGACCTGCAAAAAAATTATCGCGTAGTCATGGATGAACTGACCGTGATGGTCGACTCCAATGACCGTCAGGTCGCAGAAAGTGCGGCGGACGCCACCGCTCAAGAGTCGTCTGCCAAAAATACCCTGTACTCGGGCATCGTCTTGGCGTTCATCGCTGCGATTCTGCTGGGGTTGTTCATCAGCCGCCTGATCAGCCGTCCCATCGCCACCGCAGTAGCCAGCGCCCAGCGCATTGCCGAGGGTAATTTGACTGAGGCTATCGTCAGCACCGGGCGCGATGAAACCGGCCAGTTACTGACCGCCCTCGGCGACATGCAACTCAGCTTGAAGGAAACGATCCAGCAAATTGCCAGCGCCTCTGACCAACTGGCCTCGGCAGCGGAAGAACTGACCGCTGTCACCGATAACGGCAGTCGAGGCCTGATCCGCCAGAACGATGAAATCCAGCAAGCCGCTACAGCGGTAACCGAAATGACCTCGGCGGTGGAAGAAGTGGCCCGCAATGCTGTGTCCACGTCCGAAGCCTCACGCTCGACCAGCGAACAGGCCAGCAATGGCCGCGACAAAGCCCGGAACGCCGTCACTGCAATCAACAACGCCACCTCTGAAATTGCCTCGTCGACCACCATGGTCAAGGATCTCGCGGGGCGAGTGCGTGACATTGGTAAAGTGCTGGACGTGATTCGCGGTATCGCCGAACAGACCAACCTGTTGGCCCTCAACGCCGCCATTGAGGCCGCCAGGGCCGGCGAGCAGGGTCGCGGCTTCGCCGTGGTCGCCGACGAAGTTCGCGCACTCGCCGCACGCACCCAGGCGTCGACCGGCGAAATCGAAGGCATGATCAATGCCGTGCAAACCAGCGCCGATCAGGCCGTGTCCGCCATGGGCAAAAGCCAGGCACTGGTCAACGATACCCAGTCACTCGCTCACGCCACTGGCGAGGCGCTGGAACTGATCGCAGAAGGCATTTCGCAGATTAACGAGCGCAATATCGTCATCGCAACGGCCTCGGAGGAGCAGGCCAACGTTGCCCGGGAAGTCGACCGCAACCTGGTCAATATTCAGGACCTGTCGGCGCAAACAGCGGCGGGTGCGCATCAGACCAACGCCTCAACCCAAGAGCTGTCGAACCTGGCAATCTCGTTTAACACCTTGGTCAACCGCTTCCGCTTGTAAGCACCGAAACAGGACGAGCGGCTCTGCTTAAGCTGCACGTCCACCGTTAAAACAACCTCTTCTCAATCGATCACGTGTTGGAGGGTGATTGCGGCGTATCGGGATTGAGCTGCTGACGCCTGAACTGTCCGGGAGGCTGGCCATGGATCTGACGAAAGCGTCGCGAGAAATACGCCTCGTCAGCGAAACCGCACAACCTCGCCACCTCCCCCACCGGCCGGGTTCCGTTGAGCAAATAATTGCGCGCTGCGTGCATCCGGCGTTCGAGCACCAGCTCGGTGAAGGTCTTGCCGATTTCCTTGCGCAGCCAGTGCGTCAGGTACGTCGGTGACAGGTAAGTCGCCGCAGCCACCTTGATCAGGTTCAGGTCGGGGTCGGCTATGTTCTTGCGCAAGTATTCCGACATCCTGCTCAACGCATCGCGTCGGCTGACCTCGGCGGCATTCTCTTCGGCCAGGCGTTTCAGCGGCTCGGCATACAGGGCGCAGACGCTTCCCACCAATTGCAGCAGCAGGCCCTTGAGCATCTCGCGGGTACCGAACTGACGATTTTCGTCCAACACGCGCATCTGTTCTATCAGGCCACAGACTTTGTGGAAATCCTCATCACCGAGGATGAAATCCAGATGCTCCTGGAAGCGGAATGGCGATAACTCCGGGGCCAGCAGAATCGAGACTTCCTCCAGGTCCATCGGGTCGCACTGCAAGTGCGGCAGCAGAAAGGTCTGGGAAAAATTGATCACCATGAAATTGCTGTCGGCCGGGTGCGGAATCACGTGCACGCGATGCGGCAGGATAAACGCCAGCGTGTTGCGCGGAAACGGACGTTCGACGTTGCCAATGTGCTGCACGGTGTCGCCACCGAGGTTGACCTGAATCTGGAAATACTCGTGGCGATGCGGACTGGTTTCGGCGCGCCGGCCCTTTTTATCGCGGATGTAGAAATCCGTCAGTTCGCTGCGCTGCTGCATGACGTAGGTGGGGACTCGACTCGGTGACGACATTTCCTGAGGATCCTCGACAGGTGCATGGGCAGGTTGTCGTCGCGCCGAGGTGCTGGCGGCGACGTGGGTGATTGTGATGGTGCACGCCGGCAGATTTCAACCTGTCATAGGATGACCATGACATTCAATGAATTAATTGAACCCGTGTGCTCTCTGTCGCCTGTCCAAAAAACACAGCGCGGTCATAATATTTTTATCCATATATAACAACAAGTTATCGACAATTTACGCAACACCGCTGGAAATTAGCGGATCGCCGTTTTCTTGGACACCCCCATTAATCCCTGTTTTCAGAGGAAAAAACGATCTAACGCCTCCGTTGATTTTGAAAGGTTGTACGACCACTGTGGCAGCCAATGCAGCCCGATCTTCCAAAAACAATCAAAAGGTGCGCACTCATGAACCGACTTTTTTCCCCCGCGACTCCTCCCCCGACCAGCCCTGTCCGAAGGCGTATCTGAGCGCCTGACAGCAGCTGTCCGCGCCTCCCACTCAAGCAACGATTGCCCTGCCCCGGTACTGGGGGCTTCGGTTTCGGCTGCGCGCGAACATCTCGATTTTTCTAACAATAAAAAGGTCCATCCATGTCGAACTCGCAAACCTCCCCGTCCACCGCGTCGTCGGTGAGTATCGGCGCACGGGACGCCGTACAGACTCAGCGCCTGCCAACCCGCCGGCGCTGGTTCATGCTGTCGTTGCTGCTGATTGCGACCATCATCAACTACATCGACCGCGTGAACATCTCGATCGCCGCACCCTTCATGGCCAAGGACCTGGGCCTGGACAAGATTGAAATGGGCCTGATTTTTTCCGCGTTTGCCTGGACCTACGCCCTCGCCCTGGTGCCCGCCGGGTTCATTGCCGATCGCTTTGGGTCGCGGTTCACTTATGGGGTGTCGCTGATCAGTTGGTCGACGGTCACCGTGTGCCAGGGCTTTGCCACGGGATTTGCCTCGCTGTTCGGGCTGCGCCTGGCCGTCGGCGCCATGGAAGCGCCGGCCTTCCCCGCCAACAGCCGTGCGGTGACGGTGTGGTTCCCTGCCCGCGAACGCGGTCTGGCCAGCAGCATTTATGTGTGCGGCCAATATCTGGGCACGGCGTTGTTTACCGGCGTGCTGTTATGGCTGGCCACGACCTATGACTGGCGCCATGTGTTTTACAGCACCGGGATACTCGGCATCGTATTCGGGGTGATCTGG containing:
- a CDS encoding sugar dehydrogenase complex small subunit, which codes for MTDKPTPIPSASSVLSRRSLLRASVAVGVTAMVSGLMPWQSVMAAAQSDADFIALSQFLVSRTVNPVLAARYYAALAKRAPNFMTNVIALKQLVGERGFKHVDEYLALTDADPSLKATATSIISAWYLGVVGEPADAQMISYSQAMMYGPTHGILIIPTYGGGPNSWGPKPAATQDFKL
- a CDS encoding c-type cytochrome gives rise to the protein MRTAFNGLLTLLVCAAGGAHGQVLDASASPGKRLAVAADCVACHTAPGGKPFAGGYPLGSPMGVIYSTNITPSKTAGIGGYTSEQFARAVRDGVTPDGTHLYPAMPYTSYAKMTDADVGELYNYFMHEVQPVDATTHKTDLDFPFNIRSSMLGWNALFHSQKRFTPDPDKSAEVNRGDYLVNALAHCDTCHTPRNFLMAADTSKPLAGGSLGSWYAPNITSDKTSGIGAWSSDELVAYLRTGHADDKAQAAGPMAEAVEHSLQHLEGADLKAIAAYLLQTQPINTGETKARHEFGQASTDELTLRGGKPEDNPGWHIFSGTCANCHQANGQGTREYPSLFHNTATSRSDNLIAAIVYGVHREVDGVAIDMPAFGPDALFTDRLNDQQIADVSNYVLSRYGNAALNVTAADVAQVREGGPKAPLAVMAKLTIPVIVLAVVLIGLMAMMLISRRRRQEV
- a CDS encoding methyl-accepting chemotaxis protein, which gives rise to MQLSLKETIQQIASASDQLASAAEELTAVTDNGSRGLIRQNDEIQQAATAVTEMTSAVEEVARNAVSTSEASRSTSEQASNGRDKARNAVTAINNATSEIASSTTMVKDLAGRVRDIGKVLDVIRGIAEQTNLLALNAAIEAARAGEQGRGFAVVADEVRALAARTQASTGEIEGMINAVQTSADQAVSAMGKSQALVNDTQSLAHATGEALELIAEGISQINERNIVIATASEEQANVAREVDRNLVNIQDLSAQTAAGAHQTNASTQELSNLAISFNTLVNRFRL
- a CDS encoding helix-turn-helix transcriptional regulator yields the protein MSSPSRVPTYVMQQRSELTDFYIRDKKGRRAETSPHRHEYFQIQVNLGGDTVQHIGNVERPFPRNTLAFILPHRVHVIPHPADSNFMVINFSQTFLLPHLQCDPMDLEEVSILLAPELSPFRFQEHLDFILGDEDFHKVCGLIEQMRVLDENRQFGTREMLKGLLLQLVGSVCALYAEPLKRLAEENAAEVSRRDALSRMSEYLRKNIADPDLNLIKVAAATYLSPTYLTHWLRKEIGKTFTELVLERRMHAARNYLLNGTRPVGEVARLCGFADEAYFSRRFRQIHGQPPGQFRRQQLNPDTPQSPSNT